Proteins from a genomic interval of Stenotrophomonas sp. WZN-1:
- a CDS encoding fumarate hydratase: MTSIKQEDLIQSIADALQYISYYHPVDYIKNLAAAYEREESPAAKEAMAQILINSRMCAEGHRPICQDTGIVTVFLEIGMDVRWDDATMGVEDMANEGVRRAYMHPDNKLRASVLADPAGKRVNTKDNTPGVVNVKVVPGNTVDVIVAAKGGGSEAKTKFAMLNPSDSIVDWVLKTVPTMGAGWCPPGMLGIGIGGTAEKAMLLAKEALMEPIDITELQARGASNRIEELRLELYEKVNALGIGAQGLGGLTTVLDIKINDYPTHAANLPVAMIPNCAATRHAHFTLDGSGPVMLDPPSLEDWPKLTYDASKGTRVDLDTITPEDVASWKPGQTLLLNGKLLTGRDAAHKRMVDMLNKGEQLPVDLKGRFIYYVGPVDPVRDEVVGPAGPTTATRMDKFTRQVLEQTGLLGMVGKAERGPAAIEAIRDNKSAYLMAVGGSAYLVSKAIKAAKVVGFADLGMEAIYEFTVQDMPVTVAVDSSGESVHKTGPREWQARIGKIPVVVE, from the coding sequence GTGACATCGATCAAGCAGGAAGACCTCATCCAGTCCATCGCCGACGCGCTGCAGTACATCTCGTACTACCACCCGGTCGACTACATCAAGAACCTTGCCGCTGCCTACGAGCGCGAGGAGTCGCCGGCCGCGAAGGAAGCGATGGCGCAGATCCTGATCAATTCGCGCATGTGCGCCGAAGGCCACCGCCCGATCTGCCAGGACACCGGCATCGTCACCGTGTTCCTGGAAATCGGCATGGACGTGCGTTGGGATGACGCCACCATGGGCGTGGAGGACATGGCCAATGAAGGCGTGCGCCGCGCCTACATGCACCCGGACAACAAGCTGCGCGCCTCGGTGCTGGCTGATCCGGCCGGCAAGCGCGTCAACACGAAGGACAACACCCCGGGCGTGGTCAACGTCAAGGTGGTGCCGGGCAACACCGTCGACGTCATCGTCGCCGCCAAGGGCGGTGGTTCGGAAGCGAAGACCAAGTTCGCCATGCTCAACCCGTCCGATTCCATCGTCGACTGGGTGCTGAAGACCGTGCCGACCATGGGCGCCGGCTGGTGCCCGCCGGGCATGCTCGGCATCGGCATTGGTGGCACCGCCGAGAAGGCGATGCTGCTGGCCAAGGAAGCGCTGATGGAGCCGATCGACATCACCGAGCTGCAGGCCCGTGGTGCGTCCAATCGCATTGAAGAGCTGCGCCTGGAGCTGTACGAGAAGGTCAACGCACTCGGCATCGGTGCACAGGGCCTGGGTGGCCTGACCACCGTGCTCGACATCAAGATCAACGACTACCCGACCCACGCGGCCAACCTGCCGGTGGCGATGATCCCGAACTGCGCGGCCACCCGCCATGCACACTTCACCCTGGATGGCAGTGGCCCGGTGATGCTGGACCCGCCGTCGCTGGAAGACTGGCCGAAGCTGACCTACGACGCATCCAAGGGCACCCGCGTGGACCTGGATACGATCACCCCGGAGGACGTGGCCAGCTGGAAGCCGGGCCAGACCCTGCTGCTCAACGGCAAGCTGCTCACCGGCCGCGACGCTGCGCACAAGCGCATGGTCGACATGCTCAACAAGGGCGAGCAGCTGCCGGTCGATCTGAAGGGCCGCTTCATCTACTACGTCGGCCCGGTCGATCCGGTACGTGACGAAGTGGTGGGCCCGGCCGGCCCGACCACGGCGACCCGCATGGACAAGTTCACCCGCCAGGTGCTGGAGCAGACTGGCCTGCTGGGCATGGTCGGCAAGGCCGAGCGCGGCCCGGCGGCGATCGAGGCGATCCGTGACAACAAGTCCGCCTACCTGATGGCTGTTGGCGGTTCGGCCTACCTGGTGTCCAAGGCGATCAAGGCCGCCAAGGTGGTCGGTTTCGCCGACCTCGGCATGGAGGCGATCTACGAGTTCACCGTGCAGGACATGCCGGTGACGGTGGCGGTGGATTCCAGCGGTGAGTCGGTGCACAAGACTGGCCCGCGCGAATGGCAGGCCCGCATCGGCAAGATTCCGGTGGTGGTGGAGTAA
- a CDS encoding carboxymuconolactone decarboxylase family protein: MSDHASPRVPYTRLAAEAFKGLLATSQAVHHSSIDPTLMELVFLRVSQLNGCGYCMDMHGTALRKGGIESRKLDTLPAWHESRFFDARERAALGWAEALTRLTDGAPSQAAFDALAPHFDEKGISDLSMGIAVINAWNRLGAGLLPPLP; this comes from the coding sequence ATGTCCGACCACGCCTCTCCCCGCGTCCCCTACACCCGCCTGGCCGCCGAAGCCTTCAAGGGCCTGCTGGCCACCAGCCAGGCGGTGCATCACAGCTCGATCGATCCGACCCTGATGGAACTGGTGTTCCTGCGCGTGTCGCAGCTCAACGGCTGCGGCTACTGCATGGACATGCACGGCACTGCGCTGCGCAAGGGCGGCATCGAGTCGCGCAAGCTCGATACCCTGCCCGCCTGGCACGAAAGCCGCTTCTTCGATGCCCGCGAGCGTGCGGCACTGGGCTGGGCCGAGGCGCTGACCCGCTTGACCGACGGTGCGCCGTCGCAGGCGGCGTTCGATGCACTGGCGCCGCACTTCGATGAGAAGGGCATCAGTGACCTGAGCATGGGCATCGCGGTGATCAATGCCTGGAACCGGCTGGGCGCCGGGCTGCTGCCGCCGCTGCCATAA
- a CDS encoding phospholipase A produces the protein MTLPTLLPRLAPLALALASAPLAAQEFAPRADTSPAACAAITTDVARLACYDRLFGRTPEATAAADAAAEAAAQARREERQTARVSQGEEKLRERVSDLFRPATPDSALANAGRGSLLDSRWELAEDSKLGPFQLRAYKPVYLLPAFWTSDRNTTPHSPNPANTVTTPQVLDSAELKFQISFKTKIAENLFGDNGDIWAGYTQSSRWQAYNSEDSRPFRETNYEPEVMMVFRNGYSIGGWRGRMTGISLNHQSNGRADPLSRSWNRVMLNIGLDRENWALVLRPWYRIPESRSEDNNPDIEDYMGRGDATLIWNRNGHEVALMARHSLRTGSRSHGALQLDYGFPISNLLRGHVQVFDGYGESMIDYNHKATYVGVGVSLLEWF, from the coding sequence ATGACCCTCCCCACGCTGCTTCCCCGTCTGGCGCCGCTGGCGCTTGCCCTGGCCAGTGCACCGCTGGCTGCGCAGGAGTTTGCGCCCAGGGCCGACACCTCGCCGGCCGCCTGCGCGGCAATCACCACCGACGTGGCCCGCCTGGCCTGCTATGACCGCCTGTTCGGGCGTACCCCGGAGGCCACCGCCGCCGCCGATGCCGCCGCCGAAGCGGCTGCGCAGGCCCGCCGAGAAGAACGACAGACCGCGCGCGTCAGCCAGGGCGAGGAAAAGCTGCGCGAGCGGGTCAGCGACCTGTTCCGCCCGGCGACACCGGACAGCGCGCTGGCCAACGCCGGCCGCGGTTCGCTGCTGGACAGCCGCTGGGAGCTGGCCGAAGACTCCAAGCTGGGGCCGTTCCAGCTGCGCGCCTACAAGCCGGTGTACCTGCTGCCTGCGTTCTGGACCAGCGACCGCAACACCACGCCGCATTCACCGAACCCGGCCAACACGGTCACCACGCCGCAGGTGCTGGACAGTGCCGAGCTGAAGTTCCAGATCAGCTTCAAGACCAAGATCGCCGAGAACCTGTTCGGCGACAACGGCGACATCTGGGCCGGCTACACCCAGAGCTCGCGCTGGCAGGCCTACAACAGCGAGGATTCGCGCCCGTTCCGCGAAACCAATTACGAGCCGGAAGTGATGATGGTGTTCCGCAACGGCTACTCGATCGGTGGCTGGCGCGGGCGCATGACCGGCATCAGCCTCAACCACCAGTCCAACGGACGAGCCGATCCGCTCTCGCGCAGCTGGAACCGGGTCATGCTCAATATCGGTCTGGATCGCGAGAACTGGGCGCTGGTCCTGCGCCCCTGGTACCGCATCCCGGAAAGCCGCAGCGAAGACAACAATCCGGATATCGAGGATTACATGGGCCGGGGCGACGCGACCCTGATCTGGAACCGCAACGGGCACGAGGTCGCGCTGATGGCGCGCCATTCGCTGCGCACCGGCAGCCGCTCCCACGGCGCGCTGCAGCTGGACTACGGCTTCCCGATCAGCAACCTCCTGCGTGGCCACGTGCAGGTCTTCGACGGCTATGGCGAGAGCATGATCGACTACAACCACAAGGCCACCTATGTCGGCGTGGGTGTGTCGCTGCTGGAGTGGTTCTGA
- a CDS encoding RNA polymerase sigma-70 factor, protein MNAETAFQTHRPRLMALAYRLLGSRADAEDVVQDAWLRWSGADPAAVRDPEAWLVTATTRLGLDRLRAAKRERAHYIGPWLAEPLAVSLEPDPAPGPAQLHALADDVSVAFLTLLEQLGPEERAAFLLKEAFDHDYREIADLLGHSEANCRQLVHRARQRLQAGRPRFNADASQHRQLLARFMDASQRGDSEAIQALLHANAVLVSDGGGVVTAAVRPLLGAERIGRLFWAIARRGAAHPAQLGYVNGEPAILRFIGDRLHSITTIEVVDGRIANVYSVLNPEKLPGVVTNANGAASL, encoded by the coding sequence ATGAACGCCGAAACCGCCTTCCAGACCCACCGTCCGCGCCTGATGGCCCTGGCCTACCGCCTGCTCGGCAGCCGCGCCGACGCCGAAGACGTGGTCCAGGATGCCTGGCTGCGCTGGTCCGGCGCCGACCCGGCGGCCGTCCGCGACCCCGAAGCCTGGCTGGTCACCGCCACCACCCGGCTCGGCCTGGACCGGCTGCGCGCGGCCAAGCGCGAGCGCGCGCACTACATCGGCCCATGGCTGGCCGAACCGCTGGCGGTCAGCCTGGAGCCCGATCCCGCGCCCGGCCCGGCGCAGCTGCATGCGCTGGCCGACGACGTCTCGGTGGCCTTCCTGACCCTGCTCGAACAGCTCGGCCCCGAGGAACGCGCCGCGTTCCTGCTGAAGGAGGCCTTTGATCACGATTACCGCGAGATCGCCGACCTGCTCGGCCACAGCGAGGCCAACTGCCGCCAACTGGTGCACCGTGCCCGGCAACGCCTGCAGGCCGGACGACCGCGCTTCAACGCCGATGCCAGCCAGCACCGGCAGCTGCTGGCGCGCTTCATGGACGCTTCCCAGCGCGGCGACAGCGAGGCGATCCAGGCCCTGCTGCACGCCAACGCGGTACTGGTTTCCGACGGCGGGGGCGTGGTCACTGCGGCGGTCAGGCCCCTGCTGGGCGCCGAACGCATCGGCCGCCTGTTCTGGGCCATCGCCCGTCGCGGTGCGGCACATCCGGCGCAGCTGGGCTATGTCAACGGCGAGCCGGCGATCCTGCGCTTCATCGGTGATCGCCTGCACTCGATCACCACCATCGAAGTGGTCGATGGCCGCATCGCCAACGTGTACAGCGTGCTGAATCCGGAAAAGTTGCCGGGGGTTGTCACGAACGCAAACGGCGCGGCGTCCTTGTAG
- a CDS encoding glutathione S-transferase family protein, which yields MSTTLYGSTSTAALVVHWLLIELGIEHELVLLDFDAREHKSAEYLALNPAGVVPTLLIDGLVLTEAAAIALYLADRHPEAGLLPAQGSPQRGDAYRWMFWCANTLQPAYRAWFYPHEVAGEANVEASREMARQRLEAAWQHVATHLLAHGPYLLGATPCVADYMLVMLMRWSRNMPRPSDTWPPLKAHATAMKARPAFAEVYRREGITDWR from the coding sequence ATGAGCACGACGCTGTATGGTTCGACAAGCACCGCCGCCCTGGTGGTGCACTGGCTGCTGATCGAGCTCGGCATCGAGCATGAGTTGGTGCTGCTGGATTTCGACGCGCGCGAGCACAAGTCGGCGGAGTACCTGGCACTGAATCCCGCCGGCGTGGTGCCGACGCTGCTGATTGATGGCCTGGTACTGACCGAAGCGGCGGCGATCGCACTGTATCTGGCGGACCGCCATCCGGAGGCCGGTTTGTTGCCGGCCCAGGGTTCGCCGCAGCGAGGTGATGCCTACCGCTGGATGTTCTGGTGTGCCAATACCCTGCAGCCGGCCTATCGTGCCTGGTTCTATCCGCACGAGGTGGCGGGCGAGGCAAACGTGGAGGCCAGTCGCGAGATGGCGCGGCAGCGCCTGGAGGCGGCCTGGCAGCATGTGGCCACGCACCTGCTGGCGCATGGGCCCTACCTGCTGGGCGCAACGCCCTGCGTGGCCGACTACATGCTGGTGATGCTGATGCGCTGGTCGCGCAACATGCCCAGGCCCAGTGATACCTGGCCGCCGCTCAAGGCGCATGCCACGGCGATGAAGGCCCGTCCGGCGTTCGCAGAGGTGTACCGCCGCGAAGGCATCACCGACTGGCGGTAA
- the arsC gene encoding arsenate reductase (glutaredoxin) (This arsenate reductase requires both glutathione and glutaredoxin to convert arsenate to arsenite, after which the efflux transporter formed by ArsA and ArsB can extrude the arsenite from the cell, providing resistance.) yields the protein MDVTIWHNPACSNSRGALKLIRDAGFDPVVIEYLGNPPDVAALRQVLAESALSARDLVRSKETRFAELGLEDADDATLLAAMAEHPHLINRPVVRTPKGTRLCRPPETVLEIL from the coding sequence ATGGACGTGACGATCTGGCACAACCCGGCCTGCAGCAACTCGCGCGGCGCACTGAAGCTGATCCGCGATGCGGGCTTCGACCCGGTGGTGATCGAATATCTGGGTAACCCACCGGACGTAGCCGCGTTGCGCCAGGTGCTGGCCGAGTCGGCACTGAGCGCGCGTGATCTGGTGCGCAGCAAGGAAACCCGGTTCGCCGAACTCGGGCTGGAAGATGCCGACGACGCCACCCTGCTGGCAGCGATGGCCGAGCACCCGCACTTGATCAACCGTCCGGTGGTGCGCACCCCCAAGGGCACGCGGCTGTGCCGCCCACCGGAAACGGTGCTGGAGATCCTGTAA